In the genome of Mesorhizobium sp. 113-3-3, the window CGTCGTCACCGGGGCGGATCCAGCCGACCTCGCCGGCGACGGCAACAAGCTCAGCCATGACGAGCGCTATGCGCAAACCGACGAGTTCCTGACCATTTGGCGGCGGATCCTTTCAGGTGAGCCGGCGGATTTCGAGGGCAAGTACCTTTCTGCCCACGGCACCGACATTTCCTTCCCGCCGGTTCAGCAACCCCATCCGCCACTCTGGTTCGGAGGCTCTTCCGACGCCGGCATTGCAATCGCCGCCAAGCATGTGGACGCCTATCTGAGCTGGGGCGAACCGGTGGACCAGCTTGCCGAGAAGATCGATCGCGTGAGGAAAGCAACGGCTGCACAAGGCCGCACGATCCGTTTCGGCCTTCGCATTCATCTGGTCGTACGCGAAACGGAGGATGAGGCCTGGGCTGCCGCTGACCGGCTGATCAGCCACGTCACCGACGACCTGATCGCCGAAGCCCAGAACGGATTTGTCCACATCTCGGAATCCGTTGGGCAGAAGCGCATGTCGGCACTTCATCAGGGCCGGCGCGACCGGCTGGTTGTCGGTCCGAATCTGTGGGCTGGACCTGGGCTGGTGCGTGGCGGCGCGGGAACAGCTCTGGTCGGCAATCCCGAAAATGTTGCCGCGCGCATTCGCGAGTATCAGGAGATCGGCATCGAAACGATCATCGCGTCCGGCTACCCGCATCTGGAAGAGGCATTCAATGTCGCCGAACTGCTTTTCCCCAAACTCGGACTGAGCGGCGAGGGTGCACCTGCGGAGCGCAGCTGGGATGTCGAGTTCGGGCGCGGTACACGCCCCAAGGTGGCCGCGTCCGCTTCGTGACGTCT includes:
- the ssuD gene encoding FMNH2-dependent alkanesulfonate monooxygenase, translating into MPSKPLDLYWYLPTHGDGPYLGTDERHRPATFGYLKEIAQAADRLGFKGVLLPTGTRCEDAWIVAAGLIPLTERLKFLVALRPGSGTPALFARHAATLDRISGGRVLLNVVTGADPADLAGDGNKLSHDERYAQTDEFLTIWRRILSGEPADFEGKYLSAHGTDISFPPVQQPHPPLWFGGSSDAGIAIAAKHVDAYLSWGEPVDQLAEKIDRVRKATAAQGRTIRFGLRIHLVVRETEDEAWAAADRLISHVTDDLIAEAQNGFVHISESVGQKRMSALHQGRRDRLVVGPNLWAGPGLVRGGAGTALVGNPENVAARIREYQEIGIETIIASGYPHLEEAFNVAELLFPKLGLSGEGAPAERSWDVEFGRGTRPKVAASAS